One window of Calypte anna isolate BGI_N300 chromosome 9, bCalAnn1_v1.p, whole genome shotgun sequence genomic DNA carries:
- the TRIP12 gene encoding E3 ubiquitin-protein ligase TRIP12 isoform X1 yields MSNRPNNNPGGSLRRSQRNTAGAQPQDDAVGGRSHLGQAKHKAHSPPESRKSISKTPKVQSNTTSEQSKGHFSKRGCSSSAVLLPQQEDPEGVNTSEKQKTGQVPKRDNCRGVKRSASPDYRRTNSPSSAKKPKALQHTETSLETNKPHTKSKRRHLDQEQPKPTPLPSTSKAHTRKGGAAGSSRSQKRKRTENLSCIKSGSAAESTGAEEKSAKLSKLASKSVTSAKAGCSTITDSSSSASTSSSSSAVASASSTVPQGARVKQGKDQNKARRSRSASSPSPRRSSRDKEPSKTGGSSKFDWAARFSPKVSLPKTKLSLPGSSKSETSKPGPSGLQAKLASLRKSTKKRSESPPAELPSLRRSTRQKTTGSCASTSRRGSGLGKRGAAEARRQEKMADPDNNQDGVNSSAARTDEAPQGAAASSSVAGAVGMTTSGESESDDSEMGRLQALLEARGLPPHLFGPLGPRMSQLFHRTIGSGASSKAQQLLQGLQATDESQQLQAVIEMCQLLVMGNEETLGGFPVKSVVPALITLLQMEHNFDIMNHACRALTYMMEALPRSSAVVVDAIPVFLEKLQVIQCIDVAEQALTALEMLSRRHSKAILQAGGLADCLLYLEFFSINAQRNALAIAANCCQSITPDEFHFVADSLPLLTQRLTHQDKKSVESTCLCFARLVDNFQHEENLLQQVASKDLLTNIQQLLVVTPPILSSGMFIMVVRMFSLMCSNCPTLAVQLMKQNIAETLHFLLCGASNGSCQEQIDLVPRSPQELYELTSLICELMPCLPKEGIFAVDTMLKKGNAQNTDGAIWQWRDDRGLWHPYNRIDSRIIEAAHQVGEDEISLSTLGRVYTIDFNSMQQINEDTGTARAIQRKPNPLANTNTSGHSELKKDDARAQLMKEDPELAKSFIKTLFGVLYEVYSSSAGPAVRHKCLRAILRIIYFADAELLKDVLKNHAVSSHIASMLSSQDLKIVVGALQMAEILMQKLPDIFSVYFRREGVMHQVKNLAESEALLTSPPKVCTNGSGTLGTTTTISTGTATAASNAAADLGSPSLQHSREDSLDLSPQGRLSDVLKRKRLPKRGPRRPKYSPPRDDDKVDNQAKSPTTTQSPKSSFLASLNPKTWGRLSTQSNSNNIEPARTAGVSGLARAASKDTISNNREKIKGWIKEQAHKFVERYFSSENMDGSNPALNVLQRLCTATEQLNLQVDGGTECLVEIRSIVSESDVSSFEIQHSGFVKQLLLYLTSKSEKDAVSRDIRLKRFLHVFFSSPLPGEEPLGRLEPLENAPLLALVHKMNNCLSQMEQFPVKVHDFPSGNGTGSSFSLNRGSQALKFFNTHQLKCQLQRHPDCANVKQWKGGPVKIDPLALVQAIERYLVVRGYGRVREDDEDSDDDGSDEEIDESLAAQFLNSGNVRHRLQFYIGDHLLPYNMTVYQAVRQYSLQAEEERESTDDESNPLGRAGIWTKTHTIWYKPVREDEDGSKDCVGGKRGRAQTAPTKTSPRNSKKHDELWHDGVCPSVLNPLEVYLVSTPPENITFEDPSLDVILLLRVLHAISRYWYYLYDNAISKEIIPTSEFINSKLTAKANRQLQDPLVIMTGNIPTWLTELGKTCPFFFPFDTRQMLFYVTAFDRDRAMQRLLDTNPEINQSDSQDSRVAPRLDRKKRTVNRDELLKQAESVMQDLGSSRAMLEIQYENEVGTGLGPTLEFYALVSQELQRADLGLWRGEEVTLANPKGSQEGTKYIHNLQGLFALPFGRTAKPAHIAKVKMKFRFLGKLMAKAIMDFRLVDLPLGLPFYKWMLRQETSLTSHDLFSIDPVVAKSIYHLEDIVRQKKRLEQDKTQTKESLQYALEALTMNGCSVEDLGLDFTLPGFPNIELKKGGKDTPVTIHNLEEYLRLVIFWALNEGVARQFDSFRDGFESVFPLSHLQYFYPEELEQLLCGSKTDTWDAKTLMECCRPDHGYTHDSRAVKYLFEILSSFDSEQQRLFLQFVTGSPRLPVGGFRSLNPPLTIVRKTFESTENPDDFLPSVMTCVNYLKLPDYSTIDIMREKLLIAAREGQQSFHLS; encoded by the exons GTCACACTTAGGGCAGGCAAAACATAAGGCACATAGCCCTCCTGAGAGTAGAAAATCTATTTCAAAGACACCCAAAGTGCAGTCTAATACTACTTCTGAGCAGTCCAAGGGACACTTTTCTAAAAG AGGCTGTAGTTCATCTGCTGTTTTATTACCACAGCAAGAAGATCCAGAGGGAGTCAAtacttcagaaaagcaaaaaacgGGGCAAGTGCCTAAGAGAGACAATTGTCGAGGAGTTAAACGCAGTGCTAGCCCAGATTACAGGAGGACCAATTCTCCTAGCTctgctaaaaaacccaaagcacttCAACACACTGAAACTTCCTTGGAAACTAATAAGCCTCATACTAAATCTAAAAGAAGACATTTAGACCAAGAACAGCCGAAGCCTACACCATTGCCATCAACAAGCAAGGCTCACACCAGAAAGGGTGGAGCTGCTGGTAGCTCTCGaagtcagaaaaggaaaaggacagaGAATCTGTCTTGTATAAAGAGTGGTTCAGCAGCTGAATCAACTGGCGCTGAAGAGAAGTCAGCAAAACTCTCCAAGCTGGCTTCAAAATCGGTGACCTCAGCCAAAGCTGGGTGTAGCACCATCACTGATTCTTCTTCTTCAGCTTCCacatcctcttcctcttctgctgttGCCTCTGCTTCCTCTACTGTTCCTCAGGGTGCCAGAGTGAAACAGGGAAAGGACCAGAATAAGGCTAGACGTTCCCGTTCTGCATCCAGCCCCAGTCCAAGAAGGAGTAGCAGGGACAAAGAACCAAGTAAAACAGGTGGCTCTTCAAAGTTTGACTGGGCTGCTCGATTCAGCCCAAAAGTCAGTCTCCCTAAAACAAAACTGTCTCTACCAGGCTCTTCCAAGTCAGAGACATCAAAACCTGGACCTTCAGGACTACAAGCTAAGCTAGCAa GTCTAAGAAAATCTACGAAGAAGCGCAGTGAATCACCACCTGCTGAGCTCCCCAGTTTGCGGCGGAGCACACGGCAAAAGACCACGGGCTCCTGTGCTAGCACCAG TCGGCGAGGCTCTGGCCTGGGCAaaagaggagcagctgaagctcGCCGACAGGAGAAAATGGCTGATCCTGACAACAACCAGGATGGAGTTAACTCTTCAGCTGCACGTACAGATGAGGCTCCCCAAGGAGCTGCAG cttCTAGTTCTGTTGCTGGGGCTGTAGGTATGACAACCTCTGGAGAAAGTGAGTCAGATGATTCTGAGATGGGAAGACTGCAAG CTCTATTAGAGGCTAGGGGTCTTCCTCCTCACCTGTTTGGCCCTCTTGGTCCGCGGATGTCGCAGCTCTTCCACAGGACAATTGGAAGTGGAGCTA GTTCCAAAGCCCAACAGCTTTTACAAGGTCTCCAAGCCACTGATGAAAGTCAGCAACTACAGGCTGTGATTGAGATGTGCCAGCTGTTAGTCATGGGAAATGAAGAAACATTAGGAGGATTTCCAGTCAAGAGTGTTGTACCAGCCTTG aTAACGCTGCTGCAGATGGAGCACAACTTTGACATT ATGAATCATGCATGTCGGGCCTTAACGTATATGATGGAAGCACTTCCCAGATCATCTGCTGTAGTGGTCGATGCAATTCCTGTCTTCTTggaaaag CTGCAGGTTATTCAGTGCATTGATGTGGCAGAGCAGGCCCTTACAGCCCTGGAGATGTTATCACGCAGGCATAGTAAAGCCATTCTGCAGGCA gGTGGGTTGGCAGACTGTTTGCTGTATCTGGAATTCTTCAGTATAAATGCACAGAGGAATGCCCTAGCTATTGCTGCCAACTGCTGCCAGAGTATAACACCTGATGAGTTTCACTTTGTGGCAGACTCTTTGCCACTGCTTACACAAAGGTTAACCCATCAG GACAAAAAGTCTGTTGAAAGCACTTGTCTCTGTTTTGCACGGCTAGTGGATAACTTCCAGCATGAAGAG AACTTGCTCCAGCAGGTTGCTTCTAAGGATTTGTTAACAAATATCCAGCAACTCTTGGTAGTGACACCTCCCATCCTGAGCTCAGGAATGTTCATCATGGTGGTGCGCATGTTTTCCTTAATGTGCTCCAATTGTCCGACACTTGCGGTCCAACTTATGAAGCAAA ATATCGCAGAAACGCTTCACTTCCTCCTTTGTGGAGCCTCAAATGGGAGTTGTCAAGAACAAATTGACCTTGTTCCAAGAAGTCCTCAAGAACTGTATGAGCTTACTTCTCTTATCTG TGAACTTATGCCTTGCCTGCCAAAAGAAGGAATCTTTGCTGTTGATACTATgctaaagaaaggaaatgcacAAAATACAGATGGTGCAATATGGCAATGGCGAGATGACAGGGGTCTCTGGCACCCCTATAACAGGATTGATAGTCGAATAATAGAG GCAGCTCATCAGGTTGGTGAGGATGAGATAAGCCTGTCTACACTTGGCCGTGTCTATACTATTGATTTTAATTCTATGCAGCAAATAAATGAGGATACTGGAACAGCACGTGCCATTCAGCGAAAACCAAACCCTTTAGCCAATACAAACACTA GTGGACATTCAGAATTGAAGAAGGATGATGCTCGAGCACAGCTAATGAAAGAGGACCCAGAACTGGCAAAATCCTTTATCAAAACATTGTTTGGTGTTCTTTATGAAGTGTATAGTTCTTCAGCTGGACCTGCTGTTAGACACAAGTGCCTTAGAGCAATTCTTaggattatttattttgctgatgCTGAACTTCTGAAGGATGTGCTGAAAAACCATGCTGTTTCAAG TCATATTGCCTCCATGTTATCAAGTCAAGACCTTAAGATAGTAGTTGGAGCCCTGCAGATGGCAGAGATTTTAATGCAGAAGTTACCTGACATTTTTAGTGTTTACTTCAGAAGAGAAG GGGTGATGCATCAAGTGAAAAACTTAGCAGAGTCTGAGGCTTTGCTAACCAGCCCACCGAAAGTATGCACTAATGGATCAGGAACACTGGGTACCACTACAACAATAAGTACTGGGACAGCCACTGCTGCCAGTAATGCAGCTGCTGATTTGGGCTCTCCTAGCTTACAACACAGCCGGGAGGATTCTTTGGATCTGAGCCCACAGGG ACGACTGAGTGAtgttttaaagaggaaaagacTGCCAAAACGAGGGCCCAGGAGACCAAAATACTCTCCTCCTAGAGATGATGACAAAGTAGACAATCAAG CTAAAAGCCCTACAACTACCCAATCTCCTAAATCTTCCTTCTTGGCAAGTTTAAATCCTAAAACATGGGGAAGATTAAGCACACAGTCCAACAGTAACAACATTGAACCAGCACGAACAGCAGGAGTAAGTGGTCTTGCAAGGGCTGCTTCCAAGGATACCATTTCTAATAACAG agaaaaaattaaggGCTGGATTAAGGAGCAAGCCCATAAGTTTGTCGAACGTTACTTTAGTTCTGAAAATATGGATGGAAGCAATCCTGCACTTAATGTATTACAGAGACTTTGCACTGCAACTGAACAACTCAACCTCCAG GTGGATGGTGGAACAGAGTGCCTTGTAGAAATCCGTAGCATTGTCTCGGAGTCCGACGTCTCCTCATTTGAAATCCAGCATAGTGGGTTTGTTAAACAACTGCTGCTTTATTTGACATCTAAAAGTGAGAAAGATGCTGTAAGCAGAGATATCAGATTGAAAAGATtccttcatgtatttttttcttctcca CTTCCTGGAGAAGAACCCCTTGGAAGATTAGAGCCATTAGAAAATGCACCTTTGTTGGCATTAGTCCATAAAATGAATAATTGCCTCAGTCAGATGGAACAGTTTCCTGTCAAAGTGCATGACTTCCCTAGTGGAAACGGAACAGGAAGCAG TTTTTCTCTTAACAGAGGATCCCAAGCTTTAAAATTCTTCAATACACATCAATTAAAATGCCAACTACAAAGACATCCAGACTGTGCTAATGTGAAACAGTGGAAAGGTGGACCTGTGAAGATTGATCCTCTGGCTTTGGTACAAGCCATTGAAAGATACCTTGTAGTTAGAg GTTATGGAAGAGTTAGAGAAGATGATGAGGATAGTGATGATGATGGGTCAGATGAAGAAATAGATGAATCTTTG gcTGCTCAGTTCTTAAATTCAGGGAATGTGAGACACAGACTGCAATTTTATATTGGAGATCACTTGCTGCCATACAATATGACTGTGTATCAAGCAGTTAGGCAATACAGTTTGCAAgctgaggaggagagggagtCTACAGATGATGAAAGCAACCcactgggaagagctgggatTTGGACAAAAACACACACCATTTG GTACAAACCTGTGCGAGAAGATGAAGATGGTAGCAAAGACTGTGTTGGTGGTAAAAGAGGAAGAGCACAAACTGCTCCCACAAAAACCTCTCCTAGAAATTCTAAAAAGCATGATGAATTGTGGCATG aTGGTGTATGCCCTTCGGTATTAAATCCTCTAGAAGTTTACCTCGTATCTACTCCACCTGAAAACATAACATTTGAAGATCCCTCATTAGATGTTATTCTTCTTTTGAGAGTTTTACATGCTATCAGCCGATACTGGTATTACTTGTATGAT AATGCAATCTCCAAGGAGATAATTCCAACCTCAGAGTTTATCAATAGTAAACTGACAGCAAAAGCAAACCGGCAGCTTCAGGATCCTTTGGTAATTATGACAGGAAACATACCAACTTGGCTGACAGAACTTGGAAAAACATG cccatttttctttccatttgatACCCGCCAAATGCTGTTTTATGTAACTGCTTTTGATCGAGATCGAGCCATGCAAAGACTGCTGGATACTAATCCAGAAATCAATCAATCAGATTCTCAGGATAGCAGGGTGGCACCACGACTGGACAGGAAAAAA CGCACTGTGAACAGAGATGAGCTGTTGAAACAGGCAGAATCTGTGATGCAGGATCTAGGCAGTTCAAGAGCCATGTTGGAAATCCAGTATGAGAATGAA GTTGGCACAGGCCTAGGCCCCACACTAGAGTTCTATGCACTTGTATCTCAGGAGCTTCAGAGAGCAGACTTGGGCCTTTGGAGGGGAGAAGAAGTGACTTTAGCCAATCCAAAAG GAAGCCAGGAAGGTACCAAGTACATCCATAATCTTCAAGGCCTTTTTGCACTTCCTTTTGGTAGAACAGCCAAGCCAGCTCACATTGCAAAAGTTAAAATGAAGTTCCGGTTCCTAGGAAAACTCATGGCCAAGGCAATCATGGATTTTAGACTG GTGGACCTTCCTCTTGGACTTCCTTTTTATAAATGGATGTTACGACAGGAAACTTCATTGACGTCTCATGACTTGTTCAGTATTGATCCAGTAGTTGCCAAATCAATATACCACCTTGAAGATATtgtaagacaaaagaaaagactTGAACAGGACAAAACACAG aCCAAAGAAAGTCTACAGTATGCATTGGAGGCTCTGACTATGAATGGCTGCTCAGTGGAAGATCTAGGGCTGGACTTCACTCTTCCTGGGTTTCCTAATATAGAActgaaaaaagggggaaaagataCACCAGTCACCATCCACAATTTAGAGGAGTATCTCAGA tTGGTTATTTTCTGGGCGCTAAATGAAGGTGTTGCCAGACAGTTTGACTCATTCAGAGATGGATTTGAATCAGTCTTCCCTCTCAGTCATCTTCAGTACTTTTATCCCGAGGAG ttGGAGCAGCTCTTGTGCGGCAGTAAAACAGACACTTGGGATGCAAAGACTTTAATGGAATGTTGCAGACCAGATCACGGTTATACACATGACAG TCGAGCAGTGAAGTATCTCTTTGAAATTCTCAGTAGCTTTGATAGTGAGCAGCAAAGACTGTTTCTTCAGTTTGTGACGGGTAGCCCCAGACTGCCTGTAGGAG GATTTCGAAGTTTGAATCCTCCGTTGACAATTGTACGCAAGACATTTGAGTCTACAGAGAACCCAGATGATTTCTTGCCCTCAGTAATGACTTGTGTGAACTATCTCAAATTGCCGGACTATTCAACTATTGATATAATGCGTGAAAAACTCTTGATAGCTGCAAGAGAAGGGCAGCAGTCATTCCATCTTTCCTGA